The window AAACCAAACAATGTTATGATAGCGAAAGCGATGCCTCTGGAGTCAAGCCAGCTAACATTTTaagttatgatttgtttttatttaaaaaaaataataaatattttttaaatgatatttttattgtatttttaaattgttttgatacattggtataaaaataacttttaaaaataaaaaaatattattttaatttatttttaaataaaaaatactttacagaacaatatataaaaaaaacctaaaaaacacaTCCCAAGGACAGTCTATAAATGCATTTGGGAATGCGGTgcaaactgtatttttaaaaaatttaattttttttgttaaaatttaatatgatttgtatattttagatagttttgatgtactaatattaaaaataatttttaaaaaataaaaaaccatcattaatatatatttcaacatgaaaaattatttaaaaaagaattcctACTACAGTGGGAAACACTTTCTATAATTAAAGGAGAAATCATTACAAACTCCTATTTCAGAgtctaatattttattcaagtgCCCAAccttatattcttttttatctgaGTGTGTACCTTTACTTGATATTGTTACATTATGATGTGATCAGTATAAATTAACGCGTGATTGGTCTTTTTTACCAATACATGAGTGATACCGTCTAACTTATGAGGCAAAACATTATAGATTCTCGCCATgtgtttgtcttttattttttgttatttatttttttaattttatttaatattacattaagtaaatcatttattttgatttaatttttatatacagAGCATGGTCTTTTAAACACATCAAGATATTAAATTGGTtcttaatttcatgaaaaaataataattgattttagtgTTTGTAGAAGATTGAAAATGaagggatcaaattaaaaaattaagaataaaaaatagcatgttttttgtttttaaaatatagtggtgtcaactttgatcttttttttctttggtcatcaagttttttatttattttcagttcgATCCTTTAATGTTGTGTTAATAGAATTGGTGATTTacttcaatttactttttaagtgattattttgattttaaaaaataatcaagtgaTTATTtcgatcttaaaaaataatcaaggtaTTAGGTTGGTTCTcgatttcatgaaaaaaaatgattttattatttgagaaaaattgaaaataaaaaggctaAAATTGAAATAGAAGAAGAATGGGAGgcctttgaaaaacaattatatcagCACCTTTGACCTCGGAATTCTGTCAAACTTTCTCTTCGGTCTCTTTACTTCAGAAATTAAACGGGAAGAACGCAGGGAAGCATCAACTTGTTTCTCTCCCAAACTCCAGTCAACTTGCATGCATTTTATACCTTCAATTATTGATTTATGTATGTATGAAGCGAGTTTACACATAAAGTTGAGAGATGGAGCAGCAACATGCATGTTCGTGTTGAAAAGATAATCAATTGTCAGCTGATGATTGAATCTGGGCACATCATTGTTCATGATGAATCCCATGGATGATTAACCCCAGGgtgaataaattgaaataattgagTTGGATGCTCTTCATAATTCAGCCCGTTTATCTCTCAAGTACAGGGATGACTGCAATCCCTCTTCTTTTCTGCAGAATCTGATAAAAATAAGCAATCATTGTTGCCTCAGCAGCCAGCATGCAACCAACCTGCTGCTGCAACTCCAATTATGAGTTCTGCATAAAAGGATCTAAAcataaagaataaattgaaaaggggATTTAATTTCTACGCACATACTTTCTAGATCTGCTCGtcaatttcttatttcatccaagatttgactttgcatcCTCTTGAAGGATGCTTTATCATCAAGTTGGTGAGCCTCACCAGTCACCAAGTAGctcaatctatttaattatgataGGTATCTGGTCAATTAACCAGTAATGTTAATCTATAATATAATCatgattttcatatttattatgatttttatatttatgtaatcATCGAAGGTCCAGTTATTCATATTTGTTTATAAGTTTACcaccatatatttatttttaaacaattattcGCGGAAATAAACACATATCATcaaagttttttcctttttttcaattacagaTCATTTTAATTTGCATGACATAACATTAAGCCATCCATGCAATGTTGTTATATCCtgcttgagttttgttttggattaaaaaaattcaaaaatattaaaacatagttgtttttatataaaataaattgaaattgacCCGGTCGAATTTTGTCTAGATTTGACCTAATCATGGTATCAACTCACTCTGGTTTTGCCGTTTcattatccaaaataatttaaaataaaacctaatCTAGATTCCCAACAAGATATTGAATCACCTCGTAAAACCAGGCTAGGTTTAATTGACTATGCATCCACCACCTCATAAAAAAACAGGGGAGGAGCAATTAAATCTATGAGTATGTGGGGGAGAGGAGGGAAAAAGATATTTGGTGGGTGGGAAGGGCAGATATGTGATGTCCAGCTCACTAGGCTAAGCCATAACCTGTATATATTATCCTGTCCACCTCATCATTCAACAAATAAACACTACTATATagttttcttgataaaaaaatatcattgctcGATAGCCATTTCATTGCACTGTCCCTTTCACCCATTCTTAGATAAACAACATTATTTATCTCAACATTACTTGCAACTCTCAAGAATTGTGtaaaattataactttaaatATGTTCACGCAGACATTATTTAATCTATTCAAAGCATATATCTGAtaagttaatttgaattaattttatgaatttttctttaaaaataaaattaactagggTTAATGAGATCTACCTAGTTATACTAAATAAACTCCGATTTAATTTAAGACTCAAAACAAATTAAGCAAGTCAACAAACTACTAGATTGAACCGCTGAGCTGATGCAAGTGGTAATTTATCACAGGAAGAGtttgtttgggaacgcggtgcaaaccgcatTCCctcaaatattgaattttattttttttttatttttttttttttcatattattttaatgtgctaattttaaaaataaattttaaaaaataaaatatattattttaatatattctaaataaaaatactttaaattgtAACTATTATTACCTCAATTCTAAAAAGAAccgaaatcaagagagaaacttGGCGACACATGGTGGCTAGCTCGAGCGCAGGCTGCAGAGCTTCTTTGCCGTTGTCGGATAATTTCACTAGGAAGTAAAAGTGTCCAGGGGCTCGTGCCTGAAGGCCAGATTCATGCATGGCTTTGAGCCTTGGGCCCTTAGTAAGCATATATAGTTAAACAGCCAACAGAATCGTTCCAATGAGATGGACTCAGGCCCTTATTGCCAAGACCTTGTCAGGTATCAACCCCAAATTTTAAACATTCtttattttagtccttatatTTAAGGATTTTCTTTTACTCGGAATATGTATTTGGCCcttcgaatatatatatatatatatatatatatatatatatatatatatatataaaagataagaatATGCTTACAAACATCTTTCAACTACGGAGTTAATGTGGTCTTTTTAACAcgacataattgtttttaataatttgtgaGGATTAGGCTGGTCAATTTTTACAGAGTAAAAATACCAATTTAcccttacaataaaaaaatacaatgcctTTTAATTAGGGGTGTTATGGTATTTccacttttttttccaaatagtgAAATCATTTAATGTCTTTAAgggcttttttaaaaaatctttttacactgattttattgttaacttaaaagttatttagaaatattattgtaatcaaagttgtcaaaaatatttttttaacacaacacgaattatataatataaacttgaattataaaattataaataaaatattttaactaattatatattaacagtTCTAGTCAAATAGTAATTAAcaatataacataattaaaataaaagtaaaataaacaatagaaaagtccaaacaccttaaaatacatagtttaaataaaaatttatacatagtttaaagaatttaaaaatgcaatacaataaaattatgtcTATAGACTTGAGTTCTTTtatgcatagttttgaaactcggtCAAGCCCGGCAGGTCGATCTGGGGTTGGAACCGGActgattttagaaaaaataaggaaagttAAAACCCGGGGTGACCTGGCTAACCCGATAAGACCCGGTTAAAAACCCGATTACAactcattaactttttttttttactaaaacaatgttattttaatttttttttaaaaaaatcaaaattaacctaaacaaatcaatcaaaatctAGAACCCAAATTTTAAACCGGACCGGATTTAAAAACTCTGTTTTTATAAAGAAAGGGATGGATAGACCAAAGTTGTTAAAATGGGGATCCTGAGCTGTGAACAGGGAGGAAGGGGTTTTGTTAGCATTGAATGTGGGCTCACAAGATTatttaaactagaaaaataagcaATCAGTCTTATAAATACACTACACATTAACGTATCCTTAGTTTTAGCCTTCCAGGCCTAAATCATCGCGGGTAAAGTTTGTGCCTTCAAAAAGGTTGTGcaagattttgtttgtttttgtttattatttgagattgagttttatgattttatttagtttttttaattataattataatgatattcTGACTGAGTTAAAAATTTTGCATCTTCATTCAAGTGGgctgaaataaataattttttatttttttttaattatattttctttttaattcttactcttcaacattttatttgctaGAAATTGAATATCGACTTTTTCctgttctattttctttttatagagtCATTACATTCTCATTTGATGTATCAAAAAATGgcatttgaactttttttttttattttattttataagtcgCAAGTTTTAAAGATTAGATGAAGTTTAGAAAATTTGCTcagatttaattgttttttttcttttaaacaggttttttttttaattattttgtttaaagttttgctttgttgttttttatagtttatcaTTTATAGGGCTAGCCTCGAGTTTATAATCAAAGTCATCAAAAATTAAAGTGAGTTGacttttgttatattttttggtcctttttcttattgatttatttcatttctagctttcaacatttaatttattaaaaattaatattcatgtttttttttcctttcatttctatTTGGTTGTCTCAATCATATTGCTATGATCAAGATATTAACGGATTAACTAGAgtttacttggatttttttattgtttttttaattaaattgatttttttttattttttaacattaggtcatttgataattgagtttcatgatattattcaatttgctttcaaaCATAGTTATTGAGCAAAAGATTTTGCATGTTGATTCGAGTGTGCTCGAATCGagttttttcaacattttttttaattatgttatttcttaatttttgtccttcaacattttatttgatagaaattgagcttcaactttttttcttttcaattttttttatctataaagttatcacggtcttatttgatttattaaaaattacccTTCAAACTTTTTctcatgcttttctttttacaagATTATCTTAATCTTTTGTCCATGATCGCGGCGTTTGCGAGTTCTggggtctattttttttttgttgcttttttttaaaataatttttatttttattttatcttttaatattaaattgcataaaaatcCGAGTGAATTTAGgtcagattttttattattattattaattttttaacaatttttttatgattatttatcTGGGGCGCTATCAATTGATGGGAATGATGTGAGAGCCTTGTACAATTGAGGCCTTGCCCTCTCCTTTCGCGCGCAGTTGATTGCAGATATTGGACCAGTAAGCGTTCACTGGCACCTTGAcattgttataattttattgttgattctGTATTGTGCTGCTCTGATGTCAATTGTTGTGATACTCAGAGCTGCTTGGTTTGGCCCTTCTTGTGCAAGTGTCCATATAATTAGCTCGATTGGGATTTGGACTATAGGAATAAACTTTCAGGAAGTAGCGTACTTCTGAACAATTTAACACTATCGTTTTGGATTTCAGGAAGCTGCTTATGATGCTGACAAAGTGTTCTTGGCTGCAATTGACAAATTTGATGCCATGTTGTCCAAAGGCAATGTCTACGCACCAGATGGTGAGTAACTTTGTTTTCTTCACTAGAAGTAAAGTGTGTTATAAACCTGTACTGAAAGGCTTCGTTTAACAAAAGATGATATTCATTAAGACAATTATAATTGGATAAAGGGCGACTCTTGTGCCTCACCTGGAGCTCAAAGAATCATAGCAATGGAGGAGTTGCAAACATAAtgttatcatcatcattcaGTAGATAAGATTTGTATCTTTCAAACACATGCTCTGATTGCAATCATAAAGTGCTCTTATTCGTCaaataacaaaatgaattttcttTCAGAAGCTATAGAAAAACAAGTAGTGCGGCAAAAAAGTATGAAATCATGCTGAAGCTAAACACTTGTGGTTTGCAGCCTTGTATAGATGGGGTGTGGTATTGCAGCAGAGATCGCGTTTACAGCCAACTAATAGCAGAGAGAAAGTGAAGGTGCTGCGACAGGCAAGGAGGCTATATGAAGATGCATAGCAATCTTCAAGTAAGAGAAGCCTTGTTGTCATGTCTGTCTGAGTTTAATCTTAGGCTCTTGTGATCACTTTGAAGCAGGAGTTGATTGTTTCAATGCCTTCATTCTTTCTAGTTTTTAGTTCACCAGCTAGGTTGTATTCTATGTATAAAGCTTAACACccagataagaaaataaaacggATAGGGTCTTCCTAATCTGCTCGAGGCAACCATCATCACTTCAAGCAACTGATACcgtctccttttcttttgtagaACTATGCCATTTGTTTTTCGGGCATGTTCCACCTGAAACACCAATAAATGACCTTGTTAATGGAAATTATTGCTCTTCTGTTccttctacctttttttttaataactttggtCAAACTTGGGAAACGACTCGTTGTTGATACaagtaatttattttccattttagAAAAGAACATTTTGTGATCAAATTTGATGGCCATTACCTTGACATAATGGTAGTAGTCTTGGTTTTACAAGCACAAGGACTTTCagaatttattttgatcaattgtgttattatttgttctttaattttgCCTTTCTTGACTGGATTATACTACGTGAATTATGATTGTCTAAAAAAGAGCAGATTGCAAATGAGAGGACCGGATTTAATATGCATCTGATGCggatttttgtttaattctgcCAATCATACTCCACGGTGGATTTATAATACGAACACGGCTGAGCAGAGAGAATGGCTCGGCAAACAAAGTGACAAGGCAAATGAGAGGAACAGATATGATATGCAGGCATCTCTGTCCTTTCAAACCTTGTTAGCAGTTTTCAACATTTTTTCCCCAGTTATTTGAATGTAGTGAATGCCTTAACGTCTTTGAAAGCAAAACAAGTCTCTAAGCTCTTCGATGCCAAAACGCTACTGTTTGCAGCCAAATTCATATTATCCACGCCCATTACAATGTTTGTTTCTTTCGACAATTAAAACCATTATATTGGTAACGGTGAATTAATTTAGTTCATCATAAAAGGTCTAATTATCGAACAATTCCTTGGACTGTGATGTCCATTCTGGCATTTTCACAGTTTACTTAAAATATAACGTTTtcgaaattataaatatattttaaggaaCCGTAGAACAATTCTCACACCATTGACCTCAAACGTTCCCGCAAAACTTTAATCATTCCTGCGAAGGTAACAACACCAACCAAAGTGCCATCCTCTTCAATAACCCATGTGTAGCTTAAACGATGTGAAAGGGCTTGAATCATCACTGCTACCAATGAGCTCCATGGATAGCACACAATTGTCTCGGTGCTCCTACCCACTCTTGCTGAATTCCCAGCTATCCTCCCACTCCTTCCCATTCCGAACTCTTCGTCTGATGAAGATGAATAGGATGAATCAgatgaagatgataaaattcCTGATTCCTCTTCTATTAAGTCCAACGCAGGTCCTAGATTCCTCTCTTCCAGTCTTTCCTTCACCAACATTATCAGGTCCTCTGGCGGGTCACCACATTCTATGTAAGCCATCAACTCCCCGGCTGAAAGTGTCGCAATTGCAGCAGCCACTGTCTCGTCACCAAAGTTCAATGTGAATGGTGAGATTTCGCCAATCAACTTACCGTCTGCATCAAGAATTGCTACAGATGTTTGTTTAAcgagggattgagaaatcaagGGCAATGCAGCAGGGTCATCGTAATGGACGGTAAAGAAGGATTCAGTATCAATGATGTTGAGGGACTCGATGGTGTGGTTTGGAGTTGGAGAGAAGAGGCCAATGGAGTTGAGGAGGTAACGGACTATGTCTTCCTGAGTGAGCCAGCAGTACTCACGGTTGTTGTGAAGTGTGGAATTGGCAGTGGATTTGCTTATCAGCTTCTTTCTTGTGAAGGGGTTGTGAAGTGGTATCACAAGGTTCTGTGCACCTTCAAGGATGAGATCTATAGCCTCCAGTAAGCTGAAAAGGAGTAAGAGAAAATCATTAGATGCACATCAAAACACAATCAATATGAGACAGACAGAAACAGAACAGGAAATCTCAATGAAAACCAGTTTCAACTGCGATAGTAGTCATAAAGAGATGTAAGTTTCAGAATCCCATCCGTTTCGTTTCTTTTTACCACTTTTGATTACTAGAGAAAGGCTCAGACCTGAGCCGTCCTCTTGAGAAGGAGGGGGGAGGGAGGGTGAGTGCCGTTTAGCCACAATACTAATCGGCAGCCACACATCAGTAAATCCAAAATTTGTCTCTTTTATGCAAAATTTCAGATAAATCTTCAGTGATTTTCAAGATTCACCAATAAATTTTCTGAACTTAGTTGTCGCACATAAAATTCATCAAGATTTGAAGTATTTATGCATCACACCTGCAGGAAAGAAATCTATAGACATTGaatctcaattaaaaacatatcgATGGCCACCTGGTTTCGAAATTCTGGACACAACAGGGTTAGGCGACACATTTCAAGAAAActttagatttttaacaaaagaaaaaaaaaacaaaaataaataactcaaCCGAAAGGCAATCTAATAatggagaagagaaaaatatagaaGGTGtgataagaattaaaaaaaaaacattacaataaAGAGAAATAAACATCAGAAATCCAAAattctctaaaaaaacaaacaattccaAGTCCAAacctcaaaaaaagaaaaactcttttcaaaaaatcaatggaCATACCTGGCGTGAGGTTCCAGGTGCCTAACAAGTCCAGAAACCTTAGAATTTAGAAGCAGGGACACCGGCTCCTGCAAGGCTTTCCCTGgattcttcaaattctcttctTTAGACAGGAAGCAAATCACATCTGCCAAGCAAACTTTGCCAATGCATTTACATTCTGCAAAGTCAACCTTGATCGATCTTGGAGAGTTACAACTGTGATGTTGATCACAGCTCCAAACGcttaaaaacaaatcaccaaATCTCTTAAGAGCAGACAACGCTTCCCCGACGGTTGCAGAAACAGACAGAGAGCTCAGCGCAGGTTTTCCAAGACATAGGTCCGACACCTCATGAGACAAAATACTTGCTGCCATGCACAGAAAGAATTTATCAGAGAGGAGTAAGAAATCAACACaagggttttctttctttcttttttcagagagaaagagagacttGTGAGAGGAGAGAAATTTTGGAGAGAAATTGGAAGAAATGTCTGGTGGTTGAGTTGTGGCGTGGGAGAAGGAAGGTTATTTATAGGCAGTGTTTTACTTTTATCATGGAcggatttttaaaaaagattatcacagtaatttaaaagttattttcaaaataacactatttaaaaagaatttattctaatagttaatttttattttattacattttataatttgatatttattaaatatttttatttttaagcatgGTGGCATAATaattattacattttaaaaatacaatatattataaaatttaaatatctcTATGATATTTCAAGGTTTAAAACCACGACTTCTAATTAATATTGTTGCTAAGAAATATGACATCAAttatatattactttttaaaattataaaattaattaaatattatggtttaaaaacaccacaactaaaaatatattatttagctAAGAAAATTTTTGATGCCTTGTTAATTCaccatttcttttgattttgtatgCTAATTGTCTAGTTTAGCCTTTCATAGACCTGATTAGCTAGTTTTTAGATACCGCTCTATGatagcttttgtttttattcagataaaaagttatttgattagtaaaataatttttattttttggaatgaGTTCTATATATAAttgctaaaataatttatttttttatttagttttaatgtaaaaatctatctcataacaattttaatcaaatatatttttttaaaaccaactttttttaaattatgactaaaattatttttattaaacttatattttaaaactgtaACAGCGAAAGCTATATAGCAACTCTGAACGCACACTAATTTATCAACCAAGGTCcacaataaataattatgtaatAAATTTAGAGCAATAATCTTATACAATAATAGACATTTCTTATTGGTTTTATTTAGGACCACATGGGCCCACCACAATCCTGAGCACGCGCAAATAGATAGTGATAGAACGTTTTAATTtccataataataaatattgaattatgTATATTGGGATGTCAATTATGGAAAGACATCTACTCAATTATACATGAAGTGATTGCcacttcatttaatattaaaaagaaaaaaattagattgtgTCCTTAAGTCACATGTTAGAGAAACCCagaactctattttttttttaaattatttacaaaGGCTATACCAACAAAgaatcaaagttattaaatatagTCTAGGTCACTAATTATATGGGTTAACCTTATCAATTTAGaatgacattgtttttaaaaaaagttcaaatataatattttgatttttaaataaaaaaagttaaagccAAATCTTGATTGGATTGACTAGCTCGCAAGATAACTTGTTAGGCCCATTAGgtctaattaaatcatattttattgatttattttaaaacctgacttaaATTAGATTCCAAGTTAACATATGACGAACTGATATATTACATTGAGTCagattaaataattatgtttaaaagtgtacttatgaaaagaaaaacaaaaagaaaaggaaattttaaagtGTGTCTATAGTATTATTCACATGTACTACACCCGAACTTTAAAAGAAAGGGGGGAGAGGgaaggagggagggagggagtcTCGACTAGACTAAATCCTAAAATGACAAGTAGTTAATGACAAGTTAGGAATTTTTCATCCTAAAATTCAACCCTATACAACAGTCTAGTCTCAACTAGACTAAACCTTATCTTATCATTTCATTAATGTTTGCCTACAACTATATATTTCACAAATCCAAAGAGgtttcataattgttttgtcgtaaacaaataatcaacacaagtaaataatttcaaagcacacagcaaatacaaaaaaatctctCAACATTTACTAATCTCTAAAACAAAGGATTTACATAATACAAatgtgtgtgctatgcacaaagattGTATGCTACACAGTCAAAGCCTTCCAAGTCTATTTATAAACAAGTATAAGAGGTTACAAAGCATATAACTATCATCTCTACTTTTTAGAACGTAGAGGGCATTTTCTCCTCTATGTTCCTGTGAACTTAGTGGGTAGTTTTGCCCTTGATCTTAGTGTATTGAGGAGCAATCTCAATCATACCTCCATGTTCAGCAATCATGCCCCCATAATCTGGACACTCATTTTCCCATGATGTCATGATCATAAATATCATAACTACCCACCACACAGTTGTAACTGTAACCTACAATCTATTTGTCTATATGTCACCCTTCTACTAATATTCTAGCTACGTGTTTGTCATATTGGAAAGTCTATCATCTAAGTCTAGTTTCATGTCAAGTATGACTCGCACGAAATCAATACACACTGCCTGATAAATTCAATACTGCCCAATATGGGCTGCCATTGTCCTTCGCTGCTAAATTCTAAGCAGTGTGCATTCATTTAATTTCTCATCGAGATTTTGCAGCCCCTATGCGGCTATCCAACCCCCCGCCAGATTTAGCCTTCTATCTTTCTATccaattatatttgattagCAACTAAGTGTTTCCCCTCACCTAAAGTTTTCTCACACTCTTCCATGTTACGAgacaagcggaatacacaagtAGAAAGGATGCAATGTCTACAAGCATACAAATTATTACAAGAACTAATCTCAATCTTTATTAATctcaataacaaagaaaatacacAAATTCGTATGTGTGTGTTATACACAAAACTTGCATGTCATTTAGCACTTGGtattatataacataaataatttattaatattttttggattaattaattaaagttgattaatttttggaattaattaattatgcatgACATTTTCTACTAAGTTGTtcaattaatttgaatgaagaGTTGCATTTTAAATTCTACAGATATATTGGTATGAAAATGTATGCTTTTAAACTCTACAGACATATTGGTCTAAAAGGGTGTTATTTTCCTTATAAATATTAGTTTGATATTGGcataaatcaattagaaaacaatttttttttctcccaaaCTTTTCGTTACAAATTCTATGTTTAAG of the Populus nigra chromosome 7, ddPopNigr1.1, whole genome shotgun sequence genome contains:
- the LOC133699997 gene encoding CBS domain-containing protein CBSX5-like; this translates as MAASILSHEVSDLCLGKPALSSLSVSATVGEALSALKRFGDLFLSVWSCDQHHSCNSPRSIKVDFAECKCIGKVCLADVICFLSKEENLKNPGKALQEPVSLLLNSKVSGLVRHLEPHASLLEAIDLILEGAQNLVIPLHNPFTRKKLISKSTANSTLHNNREYCWLTQEDIVRYLLNSIGLFSPTPNHTIESLNIIDTESFFTVHYDDPAALPLISQSLVKQTSVAILDADGKLIGEISPFTLNFGDETVAAAIATLSAGELMAYIECGDPPEDLIMLVKERLEERNLGPALDLIEEESGILSSSSDSSYSSSSDEEFGMGRSGRIAGNSARVGRSTETIVCYPWSSLVAVMIQALSHRLSYTWVIEEDGTLVGVVTFAGMIKVLRERLRSMV